The genomic window TTTACCTCTGACCAGTATGTAAAACATATTTATATTCTTGAGCCTTTAAGTGTGCAAAGCAAACAAAACATCGATTTTAGGCTTTTTTATCAACGTCAAAGCATACAAATACAGTCCTTAAAGACGTTAGATAATGTTTCCATTTACGGCATCAACGGAAAGTTAGTTTATAAAGGTAATCAAAAGCAAATTCCTACTTATGGTTTATCTAATGGAATTTATGTGTTCCATATCAGATTTGAGGATGGTGAAGTTCAAAGAGGTCGTGTATTTATCAGTAACGACTAGTTCATTAAATCCTCAATGTCATTCGCTTCCAATGGAATGTTGTCCATTAGGTCAAATGGTTTGTCTTTTGTGATAACTAAGTCGTTTTCTAATCGGATACCTAAGTTTTCTTCCAGTATGTAAATGCCAGGCTCACAAGTAAAAACCATACCTTCTTTAATGGGTTTGTCAAAGTGACCTACATCGTGAACGTCTAGTCCTAAGAAGTGACTCGTTCCATGCATAAAATACTTTCTGTACGCTGGGTTTTTAGGGTCTTGTTTGTCGATATCGTGCTGATCAATTAGCCCTAATCCTAGTAGTTCAGATTGCATGACTAAGCCCACTTCTTTGTGGTATTCGCTTAGCATGACCCCAGGTCTTAACATAGATGTTGCTTCCTTCATTACTCTCAAAACAGCATTATAAACATCTTTTTGCCTTGGCGTAAACCTTCCGCTAACAGGAATACATCGTGTCATATCTGAGGCGTAGTTAGCATATTCTGCACCTACATCCATAAGAATGACATCGCCATCCTTACAAGTCTTATTATTGTCTATATAATGAAGAACACAGGCATTCCTTCCCGATGCAATGATAGGCTCATAGGCAAAGCCCTTAGAGCGATTAATAAGGAATTCGTGCATAAATTCGGCTTCTATTTCATACTCCATAACGCCTGGCTTTACAAAGTTTAGCACACGTCTAAACCCTTTCTCTGTAATGTTACAAGCGTGTTGTAATAAGTCAATTTCAATTTGGTGTTTTACCGCTCTTAAATCGTGCATTATTGGCGCAGATTTAAGATATTCCTTCCCTGAAAATTCAGCCTTACACCATTGATTAAATCTATCTGTTTGTGTTTGGACTTCCGATGTTGCTCGGGCGTGTTCGTTAGAATTCAAATACACGCTTGTGGCCTCTTCCATTAATTCTTTAAAAATGCTTTCAAATTGAGAATTCCAATAAACGGTTTTAACACCTGATGTTTCAAACGCTTTATCCTTGCTGAGTTTTTCACCTTCCCATATTGCTATTAAATCATTGGTTTCTTTCAAAAACAAGACCTCTCTGTGATTGGGGTTTGAGCAGTCTGGAAATAGAATAAGTTTACTTTCCTCTTGGTCTACACCGCTTAGCCAAAACAAGTCGCTATTTTGTTTGAAAGGCATCGTACCGTCTGCATTTGTTGGCATTTGGTCGTTTGAGCAAAAAACAGACAAGGACTTTGTGACGACTTGTTTGTTAAAATTTGCTCTATTGTTTTCGAATAATTTTTTAGAAATGGGCTGGTATTTCATATCGTTTAAATTTGGCGTAAAGATATACACTTATCCTTATATATTTAGAATCATTTTAAACTCGGCACATTTAGTTGCAAATCTGTTGTTTTTAAGTAATTTGGGTATTAAATTTGTACCTCCTTAAAAAAACACACCAAATGAGTAAATCGGTTTTGATAAAATCTTCACTAGCAAAAAAGTATTGGATGGCCGGAACAGGTCTTTTTCTTTGTCTTTTTTTAGTGGGGCATTTACTAGGTAATTTACAGCTTTTATTACCTTCTGAAACGGCATCGGATTCTTTTAACCTTTATGCACAGTTTATGACAACAAATCCTGTTGTTAAAATACTTTCATACATCACATATTTCAGTATTTTGTTTCATGCAATTGACGGTATTTTGTTGGTTGTGCAAAATAAAAAAGCCCGACCTGTTCAGTATGCTTACAATAAGCCTAGTGCAAATTCTAATTGGGCATCCAGAAATATGGGGCTTTTAGGAACGGTATTATTATTGTTTCTTATCATTCACATGCGAAGCTTTTGGTACGAGATGCATTTTGGTGAAGTTCCTAAAGTTTTAATTGACGGAGAAAACGTAAAAGATTTATATTCAATTACTACCTCTGCTTTTCAAGAGTTATGGTATGTTTTGCTCTATGTATTATGCATGATAGCTATCGCTTTCCATTTGTCGCATGGTTTTTCTAGTGCATTCCAAACCATTGGAGCTAGTCACCCAAAATATTCACCTATTATTAAAAAGATAGGCTACGCATTCGGAATTTTAATTCCTTTTGCATTTGCTATCATTCCCTTAGCCCTTTATTTTAGATAAGACATATATATATGAGCACATTAGACGCTAAAATCCCTGAAGGTCCTTTAAAAGATAAGTGGACTAAACATAAAAACGACATTAAGTTAGTCAACCCTGCTAACAAGCGATTGATAGATGTCATTGTAGTAGGTACAGGATTGGCAGGAGGATCTGCTGCTGCATCCTTAGCTGAAATGGGTTACAATGTGAAGTCTTTTTGTTTTCAAGATTCACCACGACGAGCTCATTCAATTGCTGCACAAGGTGGAATTAATGCCGCTAAAAATTATCAAAACGATGGAGATTCTGTTTATCGTTTGTTTTATGATACTGTAAAAGGTGGAGATTACCGCTCCAGAGAGGCTAATGTATATCGATTAGCTGAGGTTAGTGCCAATATTATTGATCAATGCGTTGCACAAGGCGTCCCGTTTGCTCGTGAATATGGTGGCTTATTAGATAACCGTTCATTTGGTGGGGTTCAGGTTTCTAGAACCTTTTATGCCAAAGGTCAAACAGGACAACAACTCTTATTAGGAGCATATTCAGCAATGTCACGTCAAATTAACAAGGGTAAAATTACCATGTACAATCGACATGAAATGTTGGATGTTGTTATCGTTGACGGGAAAGCTCGAGGTATTATAGCTAGGAATTTGGTAACAGGAGAGGTAGAGCGTCATTCTGCTCATGCTGTAGTATTAGCTTCAGGGGGTTATGGAAATGTATTCTTCCTTTCTACCAATGCTATGGGGAGTAATGTGACCGCTGCCTGGAAGGCACACAAGAAAGGAGCATTTTTTGCCAATCCTTGTTATACTCAAATTCACCCAACCTGTATTCCTGTTTCTGGAGAATACCAATCTAAATTGACTCTGATGTCAGAGTCTTTGAGAAATGACGGTCGTATATGGGTGCCCAAAAATAAAGAAGATGTAGATGCTATTCGTTCAGGCAAAAAGAAAGCTGTTGATTTAAAAGAAGATGAAAGGGATTATTATTTGGAAAGGCGATACCCTGCCTTTGGTAATCTAGTGCCAAGAGATGTAGCCAGTAGAGCGGCTAAAGAACGTTGCGATGCCGGTTTTGGTGTTAACGAAACAGGAGAAGCTGTATTCTTAGATTTTGCTTCCGCTATAGAACGTTACGGGAAAGAACAAGCTAACATAAAAGGTCTTGATGAAAATGACGCTAAATTGGTTGATACTTTAGGTAAAGCAGTCGTCAAAGCTAAGTATGGTAATCTCTTTCAGATGTATGAAAAAATTACAGATGACAATCCGTACGAGATGCCTATGAAAATTTATCCGGCCGTTCACTATACTATGGGTGGTTTATGGGTAGATTATAATCTAATGACTAATGTTCCTGGCTTATACGCTTGTGGTGAAGCAAACTTTTCTGACCATGGCGCTAACCGTTTAGGCGCATCAGCTCTTATGCAAGGTTTAGCAGATGGGTACTTCGTACTACCTTATACTATAGGAGATTATTTAGCTGATGATATTAGAACGGGCTCAATTCCTACGGATTTACCTGAGTTTGTTGAGGCTGAAAATAATGCCAAAGAAAGAATAGAAAAATTAATCAATAATAAAGGCACTAAGCCTGTTGATTATTTCCATAAAAAACTTGGAAAGATTATTTGGAATGAGTGCGGTATGTCACGAAACAAAGAAGGTTTGTTGAAAGCCATTGATGAGGTGACTGCATTGCGAGAAGAGTTTTGGAATGATGTTATGATTCCTGGTGATTCTAAAGAGTTAAATCAAGAGCTTGAAAAGGCAGGTCGTGTGGCAGACTTTTTAGAGTTAGGTGAGCTAATGTGTAAAGATGCTTTGGAAAGAGCAGAATCTTGTGGTGGTCATTTTAGAGAAGAATCACAAACAGAAGAAGGCGAGGCCCTAAGAAATGATGCAGATTTTACTTTTGTGTCAGCTTGGGAATATGCCAACAAACCTTCTGAATCTACTTTACATAAGGAAATGCTGAAGTTTGAAAACATAGAATTAAAACAAAGAAGTTATAAATAATTCGATATGAATTTAACGCTTAAAATTTGGCGTCAAAAAAACGCTAACGATAAAGGTAAAATTGTAGAATACAAGGCTACAAATATCAGCCCAGATATGTCCTTTTTAGAAATGATGGATGTTGTCAATACGGATATCATCAACAAAGGAGAAGAGCCTGTCGCTTTCGACCACGATTGTAGAGAAGGCATTTGTGGAAGCTGCTCAATGTATATCAACGGAGAAGCTCACGGTCCAGCAAGAGCTGTAACAACTTGTCAGCTACACATAAGAGAGTTTAAAGATGGCGAAACAATTTATATCGAGCCATGGAGAGCCAAAGCCTTTCCTGTGGTAAAAGATTTGATAGTTGATCGAAGCGCTTTCGATAGAGTTATGCAGTCAGGAGGTTATGTTTCTGTAAATACTTCAGGAAATACCATTGATGCTAACGCTATTCCTGTACCAAAAGAAGATGCTGACGATGCGTTTAGTGCAGCTACATGTATTGGCTGTGGAGCATGCGTAGCAACGTGTAAAAACTCTTCTGCTATGTTATTCGTTTCAGCTAAAGTATCTCAATTGGCACTTTTGCCACAAGGTCAAGTAGAACGTGAGGAAAGAGTTGTGAATATGGTGAACCAAATGGATTTAGAAGGTTTTGGTAATTGCACCAATACAGGAGCTTGTGAAGTGGAATGCCCTAAAGAGATATCTCTGGAAAATATTGCTCGAATGAATAGAGAGTATTTATCAGCTTCAGTAAAATCCAAAAAGTAATTTTATGTTTTAATAGATGACTAAACTAAGCCTAACATTAGTACAAAGTCATCTGTATTGGGAAAATCCTAAAAAAAACAGAGAACACCTCGAATTACTTTTATCAGCTACCCAACAGACTGACCTTATTATCTTACCAGAATTATTCAGCACCGCCTTTAGTGTTAGTTGTAATGGAGAACCTATGAATGGCGATTCTATGAAATGGATGTCTTCGTTAGCAAAAGAAAAGAAAGCGAGTGTTGTAGGCTCTTTAATTATTTCAGAAA from Flavobacteriales bacterium includes these protein-coding regions:
- a CDS encoding fumarate reductase/succinate dehydrogenase flavoprotein subunit, translated to MSTLDAKIPEGPLKDKWTKHKNDIKLVNPANKRLIDVIVVGTGLAGGSAAASLAEMGYNVKSFCFQDSPRRAHSIAAQGGINAAKNYQNDGDSVYRLFYDTVKGGDYRSREANVYRLAEVSANIIDQCVAQGVPFAREYGGLLDNRSFGGVQVSRTFYAKGQTGQQLLLGAYSAMSRQINKGKITMYNRHEMLDVVIVDGKARGIIARNLVTGEVERHSAHAVVLASGGYGNVFFLSTNAMGSNVTAAWKAHKKGAFFANPCYTQIHPTCIPVSGEYQSKLTLMSESLRNDGRIWVPKNKEDVDAIRSGKKKAVDLKEDERDYYLERRYPAFGNLVPRDVASRAAKERCDAGFGVNETGEAVFLDFASAIERYGKEQANIKGLDENDAKLVDTLGKAVVKAKYGNLFQMYEKITDDNPYEMPMKIYPAVHYTMGGLWVDYNLMTNVPGLYACGEANFSDHGANRLGASALMQGLADGYFVLPYTIGDYLADDIRTGSIPTDLPEFVEAENNAKERIEKLINNKGTKPVDYFHKKLGKIIWNECGMSRNKEGLLKAIDEVTALREEFWNDVMIPGDSKELNQELEKAGRVADFLELGELMCKDALERAESCGGHFREESQTEEGEALRNDADFTFVSAWEYANKPSESTLHKEMLKFENIELKQRSYK
- a CDS encoding succinate dehydrogenase cytochrome b subunit; the protein is MSKSVLIKSSLAKKYWMAGTGLFLCLFLVGHLLGNLQLLLPSETASDSFNLYAQFMTTNPVVKILSYITYFSILFHAIDGILLVVQNKKARPVQYAYNKPSANSNWASRNMGLLGTVLLLFLIIHMRSFWYEMHFGEVPKVLIDGENVKDLYSITTSAFQELWYVLLYVLCMIAIAFHLSHGFSSAFQTIGASHPKYSPIIKKIGYAFGILIPFAFAIIPLALYFR
- a CDS encoding aminopeptidase P family protein, with translation MKYQPISKKLFENNRANFNKQVVTKSLSVFCSNDQMPTNADGTMPFKQNSDLFWLSGVDQEESKLILFPDCSNPNHREVLFLKETNDLIAIWEGEKLSKDKAFETSGVKTVYWNSQFESIFKELMEEATSVYLNSNEHARATSEVQTQTDRFNQWCKAEFSGKEYLKSAPIMHDLRAVKHQIEIDLLQHACNITEKGFRRVLNFVKPGVMEYEIEAEFMHEFLINRSKGFAYEPIIASGRNACVLHYIDNNKTCKDGDVILMDVGAEYANYASDMTRCIPVSGRFTPRQKDVYNAVLRVMKEATSMLRPGVMLSEYHKEVGLVMQSELLGLGLIDQHDIDKQDPKNPAYRKYFMHGTSHFLGLDVHDVGHFDKPIKEGMVFTCEPGIYILEENLGIRLENDLVITKDKPFDLMDNIPLEANDIEDLMN
- a CDS encoding T9SS type A sorting domain-containing protein, which produces MIIVWPVLNDENLGDFMFTSDQYVKHIYILEPLSVQSKQNIDFRLFYQRQSIQIQSLKTLDNVSIYGINGKLVYKGNQKQIPTYGLSNGIYVFHIRFEDGEVQRGRVFISND
- a CDS encoding succinate dehydrogenase/fumarate reductase iron-sulfur subunit, giving the protein MNLTLKIWRQKNANDKGKIVEYKATNISPDMSFLEMMDVVNTDIINKGEEPVAFDHDCREGICGSCSMYINGEAHGPARAVTTCQLHIREFKDGETIYIEPWRAKAFPVVKDLIVDRSAFDRVMQSGGYVSVNTSGNTIDANAIPVPKEDADDAFSAATCIGCGACVATCKNSSAMLFVSAKVSQLALLPQGQVEREERVVNMVNQMDLEGFGNCTNTGACEVECPKEISLENIARMNREYLSASVKSKK